The segment GCCTGAGGTCATCAAGGAAGTGCTGGTCTTTGTCAGAGTCTGGGAGGCTGCAGCTGCTCACTGAGCCAGCAGGGGAGCCCTGGCCCTCATACTCATACTCAAGCACACAATCTCTTGCTGCTTGATTTTTTGCAGCACATCTTGCTTTCTGCAACATATTTAGACAGAGACAATGAAAGACATGTTACTCCAGCACAGCTTAAATAATCTGCACACTGAAAGTTGTTTGACACAAAGCATTTTGTCTGAAAAGTTCACATAACATTTATAGAAACAGATTTTGTGGGTTTTTATGAATGCTTGCACACGTGTGAAACATGAGGGTTCACTGTCATTGTTCATTCATTTGACATTAGTTTAGAGCATCCAGCAGAGGAGGCTGGTCCACAGAGGCAGATGAGGTTGCTCCTCCTTTATTGTGAGAGGCAACCAAGGGAtcgaaatgtaaaaaaaaaaaaaaggagtaacTGGCTTGAATAAAGCATTAACTAATCCCGGTGTCATttattaaatatgttttctctCTTCTGAAAATATCCACTATTACAATTCTGATTTAAGTAAGCCAACAGCGACATCTGCAGGGCAAGCAAGAAGGGGAAGGGCAGCCTGTGTGAAGTGGTGGTGTgataggcgtttctagcccatttttgggggtgctgaagcacccctaaattgaatcccagcacccccaaaatttgagagatttttttattttattttttttcttactgtatgtcctttttaacaagctagaaaagtgtcaaaaccatacagtacttggttgaaacgtaatattttaacaacaaaaatacaaaaatacagcagcagcaccccccccccaccccgcctcaaaaatggtttgatccaccccATCGCTCCCACCTTTCCCCGACTCGGGTTCTGAGTgctctatctgcacagagcaatgcgctgccttccagagtggtgtagtggtgtaagtacctggcttaaaccaggatatTTCCTAACTTCTACCAttcaataccaacacattattatcattaccagtcctcatttttgctgcatttaatcgtaggtcactgtttatgttgttaggtagatgttagctgacgttttttctagctaggaaacgtCACAGGTGGttagtaccactgtcctctgtttgaattggaatgagaggagctagctgttgtgtcatgtgcatgtgttaatattaaccctatgggcctgaacgacgcatagtgcgtccaaattcacacctgttcttctctatagTTTtactccgcgaccgtgcgtcatagggagaagccacgcatatcacatgaaacagcagaactgtagctttccgataagaccaagcacttgttagtgcaatgttttcacagcgaaaaaaaaaagataaagttacactaaaattatgtataacaaagctttcatacagctttgcacacacattactcttggatggattactcacaaatgcattgtgctgtcatcccatcatgctataaatccagatcaattgtctacaaaataaaaacctgacgaatttctttacaatccattatacagatcttgttatcagtcacttcatatagtgaggaatatcgtatcttaccacgtcttaggcttgcgtgtgtttctccctgtctatccacatttgtagtccagctttcaagatgcaaatatctccatattgtccagttgacactccatcaaactttgtatgacaagaccagcgcaCTTCATCTTTGCGCTTTTATAACTCTTATTAGATATAAAACGCATTGTTTGgttatttgccttttttgccccaaaaagtgttgtgcttttctttcacaaatgtgggaatgaaattgcgttaaaatgtacaaaacagtgaaatttatcttgccaggctgggcagctctctgggtgctcagcacccctaaacctctgatcctagaatcgcccctgtgTGGGGCAGAGGAGGATGGGCTCCTGCTGTCCTCTGTAGGGCGGGTTTTGTTAAATCAGTGTGTATATGTACTTTTTTCCCCATGCTATTCTGTGATTGACCAAAATATGTAAAATGATACTCAAAGGGAGGACGTTCTCCCTGACCAATCAACAACCAGAATACAATATTAATATCATGCTGGTCCAGTGATACTCTCCAAACATCATCCTCAGTTCTCGTCCACTGTATTGTATGTGAGTACAATAGAAGCAATAGGTTTATACAGTGCCATATTAGAAAAGAAATAACGAGCAAattgcaaacttttttttaaacatatcgctaaaaaatacatttttaggcCTTTTCAGCACAGTTCAAATTTCCTTTGATACCCTATTTTCATCGAGCAGTAGCCAGCCTTGTTAGCCCACGAAACGGTTAGCTTGTTGTAGCAGCCCTGAAGGACCATTAACATAATGGTGAGAATGGATTTCCGTGTGTTCTCCAAATAAAGTGAATTTGATCATCTGAATAAACTGTTaataaactgtttttgtcaaccAATCTGACTTTGATGTACAACCATGTCGCCAAGTTCCTGCATCCCAGCAATGACTTTGGTTACTTTAGTATTACTAACAATGACAGAACTATTGAAGATAAGAGTTACAATAAAGCAGCATCAGGCCGATGGTCCCTCACCTGAGAGTAGTACTGATGCAAGAAAACATCAGAGAGGGCAATGTCATCCATGCTGTCAAACCGTAACAGTTCCTCCTCCATCGAGTAAAACTCTGTCCGGGTCTCTCTGGATTCTCCAAAGCTGCTCTCCCAGTTTCTGCTATCAGCCCCATACCTCGACGTGTAGGTTTTGTTGGCAGAGCCCATCTGAAGATTCCCTAAGGTAGCTGTTGTGTTTGCTTTGGTGTTGGAAGCTCCATTGCTGGCTGATAATTTAGCTACGGCAGCAGACTTTGTCTGGACTGGAGAGCTAAGCAGAGGGACCTCCTGGAACACATAAGGACAGGAAGTGAAtagacatatttatttttgtgctgCAGTAGGTCGTTGAACCAAGTGTCTGacctagcacatttggtgctctagacAAGCAGTGCAAATCTTTAAGTATCTTACCACTTACACTCTTCCTTcaggaaaacaaacaggatGACCTTAGGTTGCATATGTCTTGTATGTATGCTTCAACGTTCACTGGCCTAATGTCCGCATACAGATGTAAACACTAAACTGATAACTGCTTCCTTACACCCCATAATTTAAATCACAGTTTCAATATACAGACATGTTCAAATCTTTAGATCACTGAGCCCAAGTCActtcttgttttactttttttttttcagtcagtgAAGTAAATCAGTTATGTCAGTTACACATCGATATTTATTTAGAGGTtgctgacatcagctgacattaGCCACGTTAAGTTACTGGTCATACCAGTAAGGCTATAACGATACGTTCCCTGAGTATATTGCAGGGTGTGTTTTCTATTTCTTATGATTTCAACTTTTCATTTGTaagaaaacagatgttttttcttaaaaggTTTCCATTTGTATTGCTATTAAAGTTACACTCTTGAATCTCTATGCTTCATTCTCTTGGGTGGCACCTATGGCAATAAGCATTAATTGCAGTGTATTTGTTGGCAGACCAAGAAGGCTTTCGCATCGGGACCTGGGCCTGAATCTTGAGTACACTTAACCACAAAGTAAAGTTCATTTGGTAAGTATGAACATTGTGTACTGCACTGTATACTGTTCTGTTTCAGAGTCCACCTGAAAAGGTGGTCTAGAGTAAGGTTAATGTGTAATTGGGTACGGTTCACATTAGGTTTGAAAACCAAATGTGCCAAAACACAGGAGTGGACTATTATTTAGCATGAGTAGCTGTTGTCTAGTAGAGCTGCAAAGCCATTTCACTATGCCGTTGGTCTTGTTGGGCATGGTATGAATTGATCGTAACTAATATGAAAATGCCCTAAGGCTTGGACCAGGCTGGTAAATATATTTACATCAGCTCATTTTTACTTTACTTCTTTTCCCAACACTGTACACTATCAGACAACAGCATACACAACAGCAGTGTCATCTGCGTATTTGAGGTAAGTAGTGATAGGTGATGAACTGGTGCAATCAATGGTGTAATGTGTGGACAAGAATGGGCTTAACACACAACCTTGTGGTGCTCCGGTGTTAGTGATGaatgcagatgatgtggttgtCATGCTCTATCATATGACTTTTTGTTCACCACAATAACAAACTTCAAACAAACACCTTGTCAAGCCTCATGTACAACTAACTCATTTTTAGCACTTTAGCACTGCATGCCTCAGTCTTTGTACTCCTGAGCACAGAATAGTCTGCTTCACACTGTATATTTTACCTTGTTCTCGCCTCGGGCCTCTGTATGATAGACAATCAAGTGTTCTGTGGTATCAAAAGGGAAATCAGAGAAGCTCCCTGATTCTCCTCCACGTGAGCAGGTTATCAGTAAGACACCTACAGCTGAAAAACACAACCACAACAGAAGGCGGAAATATTAAATTTCTAAggttcaaaaaatgttttcttgcacACTCAAAGTACCTGCTCAAGAATGATGTGTGGGTCACTCTGAATACACCACAAATCTGACTGTGAACACATTTTAGAGGATCAGTTTCTTTGGTAGAAAGTAGCAAGTAAATTATTAAATATCTGAGACCAGCCCCCTGATGGAGAAGATGTAAAATGTTATATGCTATAACAGTTAACTACTGCAAGTGTAATCCAAAGGAATCCCGCCCATGGATACTGTTTCTTAAGAGATTTTAAATGCTCGTTCTGGTTGAATCACAGTCCTAGATTATATAGGTGTATTATAGGCATAATTCCTGAGTCATGCTAACATAACTCATACTCACCAAGCAGCATCAGAAGTCCCAGGATCAGTGCCCCCACTCCCAGTCTTCCAAATGTAGATGAGGATTCCTTGCGAGAAGCTGTTAGACCATCTATACCTGCTGGTCTGCAGGTCTCTCCTTTCTCACAGGAGCACACATGTAGGTCCAGGTACTGAGGGTCTGGGCAGGCGAGGCCCTGCTgatcctggatgatgaaggcgaCCTGGTAGTGACCAGCCCAAAGAAGTTTCAAAGCCCTGAGGGATGCACTGGTACCTAATAGCAAGAAAGAATGAGAGGAGTCTTACTGCTCTAGTACAGGAATAACTAGTGGGTTTTTAGATTTtaatgtttcctgtttttactGTTAATGTTCCCTTGGGTCATAAACACTGGTTTTGTCTGGCcaatataaaaacactaaatggaAAGTTCCCCCAACCAAATGCCAACTTATAAACTACCAGGCTTCCCTGCTGAGTTCTGCAAACATTTCTGGATTGTGTTGTAACCCCTTTATAACAGAACAGAAGAATAATTGAGGCACCACAATCATCTCACTCCTCTTAAAACCCAACAAGGACCCCAGCATCAGCATCCAGCCATGGCTCCCTATCACTTCgcaatacagacacaaaaatcatcagtaatgAAATTCTCCCTGgatgcagagtcatttgactaGACAGTGTTGTGCGCCACACTTGAAAGATCTGGCCTTGGGGAATAATTTAAACTTGAGCTTCACCTTGTACCACCACTGACCAACATCACTGAGTTTGACTCTAAGCTGGGGCATTAGGAAAGGATGCGCCACTCACCCCTTCActatttttttgaaaatgttcatCAAAACAGTAGGAGCTGCCAGCCACTCTAACCACTGTTATAAACAGGAAGGTAATTAAAGATTAAACCATTTGATACAAAACAATGATCATGCAAACTGGCAATAATAGAAACCAGGTATCGTACCATTTAAAGGTTCAACCCTCCAATCTCCTCGGCTCTCCTCTTCCACAAGGAGGAAGGTGAAAGGGGCTGAATTTGGATCTCCATCTTTATCCACTGCCGTAACATTAATCACCTCAGTGTCTGAGCAGATGTACTCCACGTGGTTGGTCAATGTGGGGCAGTCATCATTCACATCTCCCACCTTCAACGCTATTGTTCCAGTGGCAATCCCAAAACGCCTGTCTGTGGGAATTAGAAAACATAAGTTGTCCACAACAGGAAGTACAAACTTAATGGAATCTAAACTTTTACAGTGAACTGTCTATTAGAAAACTAAAGCAACGTGTCTGAACGaaacttttgaaaaatgaaattttTCTGCATCCCAAACCATCTTGAGCTCAGCTCTCTAAATTGAAGGCTACACCTGCTATCCATAATCAGAGCTTACCCTCACTCAGACTCAGTATTTCAGCGTAGTAAGTTCCGTTAATCACAGATGGGGACTCTCTGTCGGGGAACTTTTGAAGTCTAATCTCTGCTGTTTCTGGGTCAATCAATAGCCAGTTGTCAGGATCATAGCCTTTAGCATATCTGTGGAAACAATATGCAGCAATGTTTACTCTTTAGATTACAACAGTTAAAGCAGTCACATGTTTAAAGTTACTGGTTATAAAATAATTTCATCAATAATAatttctctgctgctgaattTCACAGAAAATACAAAGAGTTAAATACTAAGCAAATCCTGTGCAATCTATTTAAAGATGTTCTTCTTTACttttcttactgtcaacaaaaaagacaaaatctaCATATTAGTCCATCTCTTTCTGACTttctgcctgtggccatcagcAATAAACTCATTGGGTCCTAGTGACAATGTAGAGCTTTGAAAACACCTCACAgatatcttttcatttttaGCTACATGCGTGGCATGGGATGAcaatatctgtctgtttgtctgtctgtctgtctaccactttggtccagactgaaatattttgacAACCACTGGATGGAAAGGCATTCagtttggtacagacattcatggtgcccagaggattAATTCATTGACTCagatgatcctctgacttttcctcaaGTGGCACCAAAAGGAACACACTTCACTGTTGGATAGATCACCATGTAATGTTTGTGGGTTTTGGGAACTTTGGCAATCCGCTGACTTTTCATTTAGCACCATCATCAGattgaaattttaatttgtccacTATTTTGGGTTATGTATCCAACAGTTTGGTTTTATTCACAATAAGcattacagcctcacagagcggGGCCGTGCACATGCCgcatttttctttaaatccattttttttaaatgaagacaCTTGGCAGCGGTGTACACACGTTCACAagcacctatttttcagggcacgacagctgcaccctgagataaactgagttcaacttttggaatgcagcagcacaaggaacaaccaatcacagccgatgGACATCTTTCCCTTCATCCGTAAATAttagtctgtgataaatatgagGAAGAaccataagtgctatatcgtaggcaactggacttgcttgcatttcttgaaaACGTTTTgcttctcatccaagaagcttcttcagttcagtGCAGTGCAGCACTGCACTGAactgattaccatgacctggatgactgacaATCTTCACCGATATGAggaagaagttgatcattttaatgCAGGGCTACCAGaactttacatctgtcccacggacaacagacctacacacaaacaacgcctggaagaagatcagctctgcactcaggatttcaggtaaatggGCTATGATCTGATGATGATACAGTTAAGGTtacttagcaacctcagacgcaacctgccaccaCGCTCTTGAAATCTGgcacagaaaagacacaagagTAGCACCAAGCGCCTGACCACGCGTTTTCCAGTTGGTTTCAGTCCCAGCATGTGCTCCCCCTATGGTGGCTGTTAAATAAACTGTGATTTTTatcaaatgttaaaaacatgtcACTGAGTGCAACAATGTGgcttactgatgtgttttaatggAACTCTATGGCACACAGGAAGAAGATATACCAGTATAAGGCTTTggtacacatgcacacaatagTTGTCAGTAGATACATTCATCGTTGGTTTTAGTCTTTTAATGGATTGGAtgacaagaagaaaaatattGAGTATTTTCTATTCTGACCAGAATGCCAAACAGAATTCACAACATAGAAGCCAGGATGTCCACATTATAATCTGAGATGttttatgaaaaataatttatagAGCCTCTAAgttaaaagtaaagtaaattcATCTCACTGAACATTTTCTGCAGGCTTTCCGGTGTCAGGGTCAGTGGCTGCAAAGACACCAATCACTTCCATCAATGGATTTTCCTCTGGGTTCTCCGAAACAGAGACAGGCTTTACTCGGGGTTTAAACACGACCCCCTCAGGTTCATTCAGCACTGCGATGTTCACTGGGTAAAGTTTGCCTTTGATTGGCCTCTTTTTATTGGACTGGTTTGTAACTGTGCTACCAGCTCCTGCCCCAGTCCCTGCTCCTGCCCCAGTTGCCATGTCAATAGATacgcctcctcctccccctcctcctgctccgccaccccctgctcctcctcctcctcctcctcctcctcctcctcctcctcctccaccaccacctcctcctccttgacCATCGCCATCATCGTCTCCATCTCCTATAGCTGGGGCAACATTGGATACTACCACTCCGAGCTTTATATCAGGATTTTCCTCAAAATCAACAGGCTGGAAGGGAAAACAGAACAAAGCCACATCAGTTTACTCTCACAGGTCACTGTTTAACATGAATACATTGTTCATAAACCACAAACTGTTGCCCACATATGACTGAAAAGTTATTTACACATTTCTTGACATGTTGTTTAGTCATCAGGcattaaaagacaaaacagcaaTATATGCCAAACATAGACTGACAAAGCTACTGGATGTCTTTAAGTCTTTCAATTTTAGTACCAGACATGTTTTTATAACAAACTTGAAGCTTGTGCATTCATACATTTCTAATTACAGTAATTACATGTTAGTTATTTTCTATGAAGCTGTGGAGAGAAACCATCATTGATTAGGAGGTGGACAGACCTCTCTGGTAGAAAATACATTCTTAAATCCAGACACATGCTGTTGATGAGATAgtatgcaatatgtgtattataAAATATGCAGATAACTACAGTCAAAATGACTCCTTGCGGCACATTACCTCTTTAACGTCCCATCTTACCATACAACTAATAATGCTAGAGCATTTCATTTCTAACTCGCATACTGCATTGAGGATGTTCAGGTGCTGTGATACAGACAGATTTACCTTTTCAAGCATCAGAACACCTTCATTGGTTTTGGGATCAGTCTTAATGCTGAATATTCCATCTTCATTTCCAGTGACAATATCAAAAACAGCCAGCCAGTTGTCacttttctcttcatcatcatccagcaCTTTGAATCTCATGACCTCCACTTGGGCTGTGTTCTCCATAATGCTGCCTGCATACTAAACAAgaaataattttcattttactCTTGTCACTTGAATAGCTTTATGAGATAGTTTAACATCTGGGGAAATCTACTCTTTTGCTTTGTGGGGTAAAGAGATGAGAAGACCAGTGTGACTTTCACATCTTTTAGATATAAAcaagttagcttagcacaaaagCTGTAAACGGGCATACCTCTATCATGGATTAAAGTAGTAGTTTAACTTCAATTGCAGCTTGCTGGTGGTTCAACCTTATTTATAGTGATTTGAGCAGTTTGAGTAACTAAATTACCATTTTTCCATGTTCTGTGTAGTTATCTACAAAATCTACAATTAAATTTGGGACATAGAATGAAAGATTATTATCAAAGTTGTTACATGCTATTTTAGAAGTTACCTCACTATCTGAGTAATCTTGCTTGGTGCAGTACCCCCACCTGGACTCTAGTCTCTGAAGACAGGTGTCTGACTGGTGGACATTGTATACAAAACCAGAGTTAACATTCCTGCACATTCATCTGAATAATGGAGTATTtatctattttcattttttatttttttttaatgattcatGAACAAGTGGGCACTTTTGACAGTAAACTCAATTGATcggctttgtttttttgctggtACGCAACTGTTTTTGTATTACAGTTTGTTATAAATTTGAGTCATGTACGTTgtcaatttgtttttaacaaagtAATTTGAGCTGCTACATCTAAGTAGCTTTAGCTTACCAAAATAGATTTCTCCCTTGTGTAGATTTGCTCAGTTTCTTCCAGTGCGCCATAACTGGTAGCTTGTAAAGCTACTATATGTATACTTTCACAGTAACTTCCCCACACCGGCCCTGCAGCACCCTTACAGCTCAAGCTTTACCATTTTATATTGATAATTTACACAAAAAGTTGCCCGGCAACCAGCAGAGACACCCCAAAGTTACTGCTTCCAACCAAAGGATATTCAATATAAACCCCGTAACTGAGCAAATTATCATTTTCACACTTTGcttacagattaaacaaatggAATATAAGAAGTTCATTACTGAGGTTTTGGTGCAAATGCATAGCCAGGGGGATGAATTGTTAGATTTTAGCCCCACCTCTCCTTAGTAGTTTCATCACCTGAGAGGCAACTATATCTGTCACATcatgagattaaaaaaagtacagtatctccctctgaaatgtaataGTAAAACATATAtgatttatatacatatataaagcATATATTACAATAATTTCTATGGAAACAAAGTCACAGTAGGTACCTCGTCTTTTTCCAGCTCGGGTACATTATCATTGATGTCCACTACTTTGACATGAATTGTCCCAGTGCCTGTGTTGCCTCCAGGAGCTCCATCCATATCAGTTCCTTCAACTGTTAAAGTGTAGGAGCTTTGCGTCTGTGGACAACAGAGGGACCAACACAGGTTTATAATTCAATAAGAGAAGAGCTCAACAATCCTATCAACCGTCTACAGATGTATTAAAGTAGATGTAAGGTACATGGTGTTCCCACCACAGTAATGCCTCTGACCTCTCTGTCTAAGGTGTTTTCTTTGACGTAGATGGATCCAGTTTCTCTGTCTATGTAGAAGACGTTTCGGCCATCAGAGGGCTCCTGCTTCACAAGGCTGTAGGCGATCTTTGAATGGGAACAGTTGGCCTTGTCTGCATCTGTAGCTGTAATCCTACCAACCAGAGTCCCTGAACAAGAAACGGGAAGTCTACATTTAGTAAATTGATAGATAACATTATCGTAATATTCTGCTATCTTGCCATGAGGACTGTCCCTAAAACAGAATTTTCAGAGTGGACTAAGATATGGCATTTTTTGAATGATACATTGAGTCTGAAACATGTGT is part of the Epinephelus moara isolate mb chromosome 10, YSFRI_EMoa_1.0, whole genome shotgun sequence genome and harbors:
- the LOC126396923 gene encoding desmoglein-2-like encodes the protein MSLLLMATGRKYAKGYDPDNWLLIDPETAEIRLQKFPDRESPSVINGTYYAEILSLSEDRRFGIATGTIALKVGDVNDDCPTLTNHVEYICSDTEVINVTAVDKDGDPNSAPFTFLLVEEESRGDWRVEPLNGTSASLRALKLLWAGHYQVAFIIQDQQGLACPDPQYLDLHVCSCEKGETCRPAGIDGLTASRKESSSTFGRLGVGALILGLLMLLAVGVLLITCSRGGESGSFSDFPFDTTEHLIVYHTEARGENKEVPLLSSPVQTKSAAVAKLSASNGASNTKANTTATLGNLQMGSANKTYTSRYGADSRNWESSFGESRETRTEFYSMEEELLRFDSMDDIALSDVFLHQYYSQKARCAAKNQAARDCVLEYEYEGQGSPAGSVSSCSLPDSDKDQHFLDDLRLKFKKLADICSPPRPPTPLSFVTQQVDKVDHIAAPLLESKPPSIHGKIQEQTQNVSITQSPTSDIGLSRTSTSSTHRQKTTSVPSLSRKSTSSTHGKKSTSVTGFDGTACGSIYSQFSHMPHSPHISPVTTAMMPSVAQMLVLQQQPVYYTTTPMMQPMHYIVQPQLQNTVLLADGPVSNLQGNSPVYLHGGNTAGTFSLGRRRGNRVMEDNQGVKTWTFSHGPGVVMGVRKSGRRIKSESGEAAETCHSSTGMQTGRRISLGAVEFGEEQLVFTQEGDMRRRVGGDLPGESGRKCLATEVQHITVLEVKAVLVRSDNHPSSTDRAEFGLLP